GACGAACATCGTCGCGCCCATCATCGCCAGCATCTGCACCTGCTGCACATCGTTGGTGTTGCGTGTGATCAGCGAGCCGGCGCCGAACTGCGACACCTCACGCTCCGAGAAGCCGCTCACGCGGGAGAAGACGTCGGCGCGGATGTCGCGTCCGACACTCATGGCCGCCTTGGCAGCGAAATATGTCGCGACGATCGAGCAGACGATCTGACCGAGCGAGACCAGGAGCATGAATGCGCCGGTGCGCCAGATGTAGCCGGTGTCGGCCTGAGCGACGCCGTTGTTGATGATGTCGGCGTTCAGGCGGGGAAGGTAGAGCGTGGCGAGCGCGCTGGCGAACTGGAAGACCAGCACACCGACGAGCAGCCACCTGTATTTGGAGAGATAGCGGACGAGGAGTTTTCCGAGCATGAAAGTGTCCTTGTGGGATAGGGGCAGCGAGTGCCACAGAACAGATTGTCACGAAGCTCGGACATTCGTAACGACGAAGGAGGATTATCCGCTCAGGGCGAACGAACCGCTGGTCACCAGCGGATTCTGCACGGTGTCCAGCAAACCTCGGCGGGCTGTTCAGCCGAAGAGAGGCACCTCTGGCGCATACGCGCGGGCCGCAGCACCGGCGTCCGGCTCCAACTCCGCGAGGGTGGCAGGCCGCCATTTCGGCGAGCGGTCCTTGTCCACCAGCTGCGCGCGGATCCCCTCCATGAGATCGGGGTGGTGCGTCCCGAACCAGAGCACCCGACGGTACTCGCCGATCAGCGCATCGCGCAGCTCGCCCTCGCGGGCCTCGCGGACGGCGTCCAGCGTGACGGCGATCCCGGTCGGTGAGAGCTCGGCGAGCGTCGCCGCCGTGGCGGATGCCGCGGGCTCGGGCCGCGCGGAGAGCCGCTGCATGACCTCGCCGATCGTGTCGGCCGAGAAGACTTCGTCGATCCAGCCGCGCTCATCCGCGAGAGGCGAACGCTCCGGCGTGTCATCGAACAGCAGCACGAGCTCGGACGGGCTGGTCGGATCGGCGCGCTTGCCGAGAGCCTCGCGCAGTTCGTCGAGGTGCGTCGACGGCACGTAATAGTCGGCGAAGCCCGCGTACACGGCATCCTCTCCCGTCATGGTGGCACCGGTGAGTCCCAGGTACTCGCCGATGCGGCCGGGGGCGCGACTGAGCAGATACGTGCCACCGACGTCGGGGGTGAACCCGATCCTGGTCTCCGGCATGGCCAGGCGGCTTCGCTCGGTCACGACGCGGATGGCCGCGTGCCCTGCGAGCCCGATTCCGCCGCCCATCGTGATGCCGTCCGCGAAGGCGACGACCGTCTTCGGGTACTGCGCGATCATGAGGTTCAGCGCGTACTCCTCGCGGAAGAAATCGCTGACCCCTTCATACCGGCCGCCCGCGATCTGCTCGTAGAGTCCCCGCACGTCGCCGCCGGCGCACAGACCGCGTTCGCCTGCACCGTCGATGAGCACGATGTCGATGTCGGTGTCATCACGCCACCGATCGAGGGCGGCCGTGAGCTGACGGATCATGTCGAGATCGAGCGCGTTGATCGCCTTCGGGCGGTTCAGCGTGAGCCGCCCCAGCGATCCCTCG
The DNA window shown above is from Microbacterium murale and carries:
- a CDS encoding enoyl-CoA hydratase/isomerase family protein, translated to MTDNTAASTVLVRTEGSLGRLTLNRPKAINALDLDMIRQLTAALDRWRDDTDIDIVLIDGAGERGLCAGGDVRGLYEQIAGGRYEGVSDFFREEYALNLMIAQYPKTVVAFADGITMGGGIGLAGHAAIRVVTERSRLAMPETRIGFTPDVGGTYLLSRAPGRIGEYLGLTGATMTGEDAVYAGFADYYVPSTHLDELREALGKRADPTSPSELVLLFDDTPERSPLADERGWIDEVFSADTIGEVMQRLSARPEPAASATAATLAELSPTGIAVTLDAVREAREGELRDALIGEYRRVLWFGTHHPDLMEGIRAQLVDKDRSPKWRPATLAELEPDAGAAARAYAPEVPLFG